The Paenibacillus sp. G2S3 region GTTGCCATCATCCTTCTTGTTTATGGCATAGCGATCGCCATCGGCAACGTCATTGGAGGCAAAGTAGCCAACCGGAACCCTATGAATGCCCTGTTCTACATGTTTGCTGTACAAGCTGTTGTGCTGTTCGTCTTAACCTTTACCGCTCCCTTTAAAGTGGCCGCACTACTCACAATTTTCTTTATGGGTCTGTTAGCCTTCATGAACGTACCCGGCCTGCAAGTTCACGTAGTTACACTTGCAGATCGATATGCTCCGAGTGCGCGAGATGTAGCATCTGCACTGAATATTGCTGCTTTTAACGCTGGTATTGCCATCGGGGCCTATCTTGGCGGTATCGTCACGGATCATATGGGACTGATTCATACCACTTGGGTGGGTGCTATAATGGTTCTATCCGCGGTACTCCTAACCGCTTGGAGTCGTGCGCTGGAGAAGAAAGATGAGACTCTTCTCCAGTCTGAGGCTGCTTAATCAGCCTTGCATTAACATACCAATCAAACGTTTAAATATCTCAGGAGGTAATTTTATTATGGCTCAACATCTACAGGATACAACTGCATTACACAACAGAGTAAACATGCCTTGGCTTGGACTTGGTGTATTTAAAGTCGAAGAAGGCTCTGAGCTGATCCAAGCGGTCAAATCTGCTATTGCACACGGCTACCGCAGCATCGATACAGCAGCGATCTATCAGAATGAGACTGGCGTAGGTCAAGCGATCAAAGAAGCTTTGCAGGACAACAACCTGTCCAGAGAAGAGCTCTTCGTAACTTCAAAGGTCTGGACTGCAGATATGGGCTACGAAGAAACCATGGCCGCCTACGAAGCTAGCCTAGCTAAGCTTGGGCTTGAATACCTTGATCTATATCTTATCCACTGGCCTGTAAAAGGAAAATATAAAGAGACTTGGAGAGCACTTGAAACCTTGTATAAAGAGGGACGCGTAAAAGCGATTGGGGTCAGCAATTTCCAGATCCATCATCTTGAAGATGTAATGAAGGATGCGGAAATTAAGCCGATGGTAAACCAAGTGGAGCTCCACCCTTATTTGAGCCAGCAAGAGCTGCTTAGCTTCTGCAAGGAACAAGGAATTCAATTGGAGGCTTGGTCTCCATTAATGCAAGGGCAATTGTTGGATCAGCCCGTACTGAAACAAATTGCAGCTAAACACGGTAAATCCGTAGCTCAAGTGATTATCCGTTGGGACCTGCAGCGTGGAATTATTACCATTCCAAAGTCCACTAAAGAAAATCGGATCATCGAAAACGTAGATGTGTTTGATTTTCAGTTAACAGAAGAGGATATGAATCTAATCAACGCCCTGAACCAAGATCAACGGGTAGGTCCTGACCCTGA contains the following coding sequences:
- a CDS encoding aldo/keto reductase, with the translated sequence MAQHLQDTTALHNRVNMPWLGLGVFKVEEGSELIQAVKSAIAHGYRSIDTAAIYQNETGVGQAIKEALQDNNLSREELFVTSKVWTADMGYEETMAAYEASLAKLGLEYLDLYLIHWPVKGKYKETWRALETLYKEGRVKAIGVSNFQIHHLEDVMKDAEIKPMVNQVELHPYLSQQELLSFCKEQGIQLEAWSPLMQGQLLDQPVLKQIAAKHGKSVAQVIIRWDLQRGIITIPKSTKENRIIENVDVFDFQLTEEDMNLINALNQDQRVGPDPDNFDF